One part of the Terriglobia bacterium genome encodes these proteins:
- a CDS encoding BON domain-containing protein, whose amino-acid sequence MRRNRILLVLVLIASTLIVAECSMLNSDKTIATDIKSKMFSDPDLKAANIDVVVKDGEVTLSGEVPSADVQLKAFKLASAAPGVRKVNDQIRVAGGQMAQAEAQPESPSSPGAAAKPAAPARRESAASSAATSPAPANATSSAPAPATAPAPPPEPQPVHYEIPSGTRMSIRMVDSIDSSRNQAGEVFRASTDAPISLKGHTVVPRNTTIFVKLANVKTAGHISGSSELELQLLKMELHGETYPMVSSSYQSKGEGRGKQTATRVGIGAAVGTAVGAIAGGGKGAAIGAAVGGGTATGVQLATRGKQVKVPSETALDFTLQAPVTVTVMPKKTAAK is encoded by the coding sequence ATGCGAAGAAACAGGATTTTGTTAGTTTTGGTTCTCATCGCGTCGACATTGATCGTCGCAGAGTGCTCCATGTTGAACAGCGATAAGACCATTGCCACCGATATCAAGTCAAAAATGTTCTCCGATCCGGACCTGAAGGCAGCCAACATTGATGTTGTCGTAAAGGATGGGGAGGTAACGCTAAGCGGCGAGGTTCCCAGTGCCGATGTTCAGTTGAAAGCGTTCAAACTTGCCAGTGCTGCCCCCGGTGTAAGGAAAGTGAACGATCAGATTAGGGTTGCTGGAGGGCAGATGGCCCAGGCAGAAGCTCAGCCCGAATCTCCAAGTTCACCGGGTGCGGCGGCCAAACCGGCCGCTCCAGCGAGGAGAGAATCTGCGGCCTCATCAGCCGCGACGTCTCCAGCGCCAGCGAACGCAACATCTTCAGCTCCTGCTCCTGCTACTGCTCCTGCTCCACCGCCAGAGCCTCAGCCCGTGCATTATGAGATCCCGTCGGGGACGCGTATGTCAATCCGGATGGTCGATTCAATCGACTCCTCCAGGAATCAGGCGGGAGAGGTGTTCCGGGCGTCAACGGATGCTCCAATTTCATTAAAGGGTCACACGGTGGTTCCAAGAAACACCACCATTTTTGTAAAATTGGCCAACGTAAAGACGGCGGGACATATCAGCGGCTCGAGCGAACTCGAGTTGCAGCTCCTTAAGATGGAGCTTCATGGCGAGACCTATCCGATGGTGAGCAGTTCATACCAGTCGAAGGGTGAGGGGCGTGGAAAGCAAACCGCCACGAGAGTGGGGATCGGCGCGGCCGTCGGGACAGCGGTGGGTGCGATTGCGGGCGGCGGCAAAGGCGCGGCTATTGGGGCAGCTGTTGGGGGCGGCACCGCAACAGGAGTCCAATTGGCGACTCGCGGTAAGCAGGTGAAGGTGCCCTCGGAGACAGCACTTGACTTCACGCTGCAGGCACCGGTGACGGTGACCGTCATGCCCAAGAAGACTGCTGCCAAGTAA
- a CDS encoding FAD-dependent oxidoreductase, with translation MSRWKQARRVDQQRYKVRVAEPGYWREQIKCQYACPVHTDARGYVRAIAAGDYEKAYLIARGPNPLASLCGRICGAPCEAACRRGTIDQPISIRALKGFVCEKFGCDSRRDPGSELFPYLKEKNETRQCDDIDELSHLLDFIGKSDFPKPEGERIAIIGSGPAGLAAGHDLALMGFRPTVFEMDPQPAGMLYTGVPGYRLPRELIRAEVKVIQSLGADIRCSTQVGKDISFPELRREFAAIIIACGAKRSRLLPIPNADAIGVMGGVDFLRDVSLGKKVELGQRVVVIGGGNVAYDVARTVLRQEEYDVSRTAARMTGVRQVNLVCLESLEEMPADTVEILEGQEEGVTRHNSWGPREVLVHERDGQKFVRGVKFARCTRVYDENKRFAPKFDESVTIEIEGDTVLLSVGQSADLSFIDPQSDGIEMRSPQQIVNDPETGTTSAPGVFIAGDIAYGPRLMIHAIASGKQAARSVYRFLQGSEIAPEEVQFHFPIERYHREKHYEGRSRLHIPTLSPEERLKSPGALVEIGYNEKQAQAEAGRCLDCGINTIFDGERCILCGGCVDVCPTVCLKLVSFDRLAVSPELETATRELDLNPSDLSAILKDEDRCIRCGLCAERCPTAAITMEQFSFAKEWKPCPV, from the coding sequence GTGAGTCGCTGGAAGCAGGCGAGAAGAGTGGACCAACAGCGCTATAAAGTTCGAGTTGCAGAACCCGGGTACTGGCGAGAACAGATCAAGTGCCAGTATGCTTGTCCTGTGCATACGGATGCCCGGGGATACGTTCGAGCTATCGCGGCCGGCGACTATGAAAAAGCCTACCTGATTGCCCGCGGGCCGAATCCGTTGGCCTCGCTCTGTGGGCGCATCTGTGGTGCTCCATGCGAAGCAGCTTGTCGCCGGGGCACCATCGATCAGCCGATTTCCATCCGCGCCCTCAAAGGCTTCGTCTGCGAGAAGTTCGGGTGTGATTCCCGCCGTGATCCCGGCAGTGAACTATTCCCCTACCTGAAGGAGAAGAACGAAACTCGCCAGTGTGACGATATCGACGAGCTCAGCCACTTGCTCGATTTTATCGGCAAATCCGATTTCCCCAAGCCCGAAGGAGAACGAATCGCGATCATCGGGTCGGGACCGGCGGGCTTGGCAGCCGGACACGATCTTGCCCTGATGGGCTTCCGTCCTACGGTCTTTGAAATGGATCCGCAACCGGCGGGCATGCTTTACACCGGAGTCCCTGGCTACCGCCTGCCGCGTGAACTCATCCGCGCGGAGGTCAAAGTGATCCAGTCCCTGGGTGCCGACATCCGTTGCAGCACTCAGGTCGGCAAAGACATCAGCTTTCCGGAGCTTCGGCGTGAGTTTGCCGCGATCATCATCGCCTGCGGCGCCAAACGGTCGCGACTGCTGCCTATTCCCAACGCCGATGCAATCGGGGTGATGGGCGGGGTTGATTTCCTGCGCGACGTTTCACTAGGCAAAAAGGTGGAACTCGGCCAGCGCGTGGTCGTCATTGGAGGCGGCAACGTCGCTTATGACGTCGCCCGCACGGTGCTGCGCCAGGAAGAATACGACGTGTCACGCACGGCCGCTCGAATGACCGGGGTCCGGCAAGTCAACCTGGTCTGCCTCGAGTCGCTTGAGGAGATGCCTGCAGACACCGTCGAAATTCTTGAAGGCCAGGAAGAGGGTGTAACGCGTCACAACAGTTGGGGGCCCCGTGAGGTCCTGGTGCACGAGAGGGACGGCCAGAAGTTCGTGCGTGGCGTGAAGTTCGCGCGTTGTACCCGGGTATACGACGAGAACAAGCGATTTGCCCCTAAGTTTGATGAGTCCGTCACCATCGAGATCGAGGGAGATACGGTCCTGCTTTCCGTCGGGCAGTCGGCCGATCTGAGCTTCATCGATCCGCAGAGCGATGGGATCGAGATGCGCTCGCCGCAACAGATTGTCAATGACCCCGAGACCGGCACGACTTCCGCACCGGGAGTTTTCATTGCCGGGGACATCGCTTATGGGCCGCGGCTGATGATCCACGCCATTGCCAGCGGGAAGCAGGCAGCGCGTTCGGTTTATCGTTTCCTGCAAGGCAGTGAAATAGCTCCCGAGGAGGTGCAGTTCCATTTCCCCATCGAGCGCTATCACCGGGAGAAACACTATGAGGGCCGCTCGCGTCTGCACATTCCGACCCTTTCTCCGGAAGAACGTCTGAAGAGCCCGGGCGCCTTGGTCGAGATTGGCTACAACGAAAAGCAGGCGCAGGCGGAAGCTGGACGGTGCCTCGACTGCGGCATCAACACTATCTTTGATGGTGAGCGCTGCATTTTATGCGGCGGCTGCGTCGATGTTTGTCCGACCGTGTGCCTGAAACTGGTGAGCTTCGATCGGCTGGCAGTTTCGCCTGAACTCGAAACGGCAACGCGCGAATTAGACCTCAATCCCTCCGACCTCTCAGCCATTCTGAAAGACGAGGACCGCTGCATCCGGTGTGGTCTGTGCGCCGAACGTTGTCCCACTGCCGCTATCACCATGGAACAGTTCAGTTTCGCCAAGGAGTGGAAACCATGTCCCGTCTAG
- a CDS encoding ubiquinol-cytochrome c reductase iron-sulfur subunit has protein sequence MSRLDPPRINRRSFLSLASMGSFFAALGTAAAGMFRLPNPAVLPGPVRRFKLGPPEQFAAGSETALAEQGLVLFRDDEGFYAISSTCTHLGCTVARSQDGFACPCHGSRFDSKGSVIGGPAPRPLPWLEVSRAANGDLIVNADSEVPEGTRYRV, from the coding sequence ATGTCCCGTCTAGATCCGCCCCGAATCAATCGGCGGAGTTTTCTGAGTCTCGCGTCGATGGGAAGTTTCTTTGCCGCGCTGGGCACAGCGGCGGCCGGAATGTTCCGTCTGCCCAACCCCGCGGTGTTGCCGGGCCCGGTTCGCCGTTTCAAGCTCGGCCCGCCGGAGCAGTTTGCTGCCGGAAGTGAGACTGCCCTCGCCGAGCAGGGTCTCGTGCTGTTCCGCGACGACGAAGGGTTCTATGCGATTTCGAGCACCTGTACGCACCTGGGCTGCACCGTGGCGCGGTCCCAGGATGGGTTCGCCTGCCCCTGCCATGGCTCGCGTTTCGACAGTAAAGGCAGCGTCATCGGTGGACCCGCGCCACGTCCGCTGCCCTGGCTCGAGGTCAGCCGCGCCGCCAACGGTGACTTGATCGTGAATGCAGACTCTGAGGTTCCGGAGGGCACGCGTTACCGCGTGTAG
- a CDS encoding cytochrome b N-terminal domain-containing protein — protein MEETATQEFLNNLRTLPQSVKDACFRLGKTPESEREESQATFHNLFLHIHSVRVHLRTLSPTLTFGLGLMATASFVITLITGVLLMVYYKPSTDLAYQSIKDIHFAVFTGRFIRNIHRWAAQFMVVAVLLHMARVFFTASYKKPREFNWLVGLGLLVITLALSFTGYLLPWDQLAYWAITIGSNIANSPRELTDAIGITKFFDPGGFQKRLLLGANYVGQDALIRFYVLHVFVLPLALVTLLGVHFWRIRKDGGLAKPEDPMGGLAEWGGERRPVFQPLATKTYGLMALVKGQRPPVNRGPENTVMSWPRLFWAELSVFMVTVATTLILAFYSDAPLKELANAAIPENPAKAPWYFLGIQELVSYSAFTGGLLIPVIVVVGLALIPFLDRRPGGEGTWFGTRSERSVFWQSFLFALAVTAGMLAFTVNYGWLRNWFPNIHQLWIIVINPGSLLVVIFAAWSILILKRKNSVRLAAVSLFTCFLVGFILLTYFATVHRGPNWHFYWWPSQWPIH, from the coding sequence ATGGAAGAAACGGCCACTCAGGAATTTCTGAATAACCTGCGGACGCTTCCCCAAAGCGTGAAAGATGCCTGCTTCCGCTTGGGGAAGACGCCCGAATCGGAGCGGGAGGAGTCGCAGGCCACATTCCACAACCTCTTTCTGCATATCCACAGCGTCCGCGTTCACCTGCGCACCCTCAGCCCCACGCTCACCTTCGGACTCGGGTTAATGGCAACCGCGAGTTTCGTGATCACCCTCATCACGGGTGTCCTGTTAATGGTGTACTACAAACCTTCGACCGACTTGGCCTACCAGTCAATCAAAGACATCCACTTTGCGGTCTTCACCGGACGCTTCATTCGCAATATTCATCGCTGGGCCGCCCAGTTCATGGTGGTGGCGGTCTTGCTGCACATGGCGCGGGTGTTCTTCACGGCAAGCTACAAGAAGCCGCGCGAGTTCAACTGGCTGGTCGGACTGGGACTGCTGGTCATCACCCTGGCTCTCAGCTTCACCGGGTACCTGCTTCCCTGGGACCAGCTGGCCTACTGGGCCATCACCATCGGTTCCAATATTGCCAACTCGCCGCGTGAACTCACGGACGCCATCGGCATCACAAAATTCTTCGATCCCGGAGGCTTCCAGAAACGCCTGCTGCTCGGGGCGAACTATGTCGGCCAGGATGCACTGATTCGTTTTTATGTCTTGCATGTCTTTGTGCTTCCCTTGGCGCTCGTGACCCTGCTCGGCGTCCACTTCTGGCGCATTCGAAAGGATGGGGGCTTGGCCAAACCCGAAGATCCCATGGGAGGACTCGCCGAATGGGGCGGAGAACGTCGACCCGTTTTTCAGCCCCTGGCCACGAAAACCTATGGCCTCATGGCACTGGTGAAGGGCCAGCGGCCGCCGGTAAACCGTGGCCCCGAAAACACGGTGATGAGTTGGCCGCGACTCTTTTGGGCGGAGCTTTCGGTCTTCATGGTCACCGTGGCCACGACACTCATCCTGGCATTTTACTCCGACGCGCCGTTGAAGGAACTTGCTAACGCCGCGATCCCGGAGAATCCGGCCAAGGCGCCCTGGTACTTCCTCGGAATTCAGGAGCTGGTCTCGTACTCGGCCTTTACGGGCGGTCTGTTGATTCCAGTCATCGTCGTCGTCGGACTGGCGCTGATTCCATTTCTGGACCGTCGTCCGGGAGGTGAAGGAACGTGGTTCGGGACCAGGAGCGAACGGTCCGTGTTCTGGCAATCCTTTCTCTTTGCTCTGGCCGTGACAGCCGGCATGCTTGCATTTACCGTGAATTACGGTTGGTTGCGCAACTGGTTCCCCAACATTCACCAGCTGTGGATCATTGTGATCAACCCCGGCTCTCTGCTCGTCGTGATTTTTGCCGCCTGGTCAATCCTCATCCTGAAGCGCAAGAACTCAGTGCGCCTCGCGGCTGTCTCTCTGTTCACCTGTTTCCTGGTCGGTTTCATTTTGCTGACGTATTTTGCGACGGTCCATCGCGGACCCAATTGGCACTTCTATTGGTGGCCCTCGCAGTGGCCAATACACTAG
- a CDS encoding c-type cytochrome, whose translation MNDPSRFYRWLLLVASLVTIAYLVGAAVHENYLAQWKTVQRQYRDLLREKATDERGRELVAKFRIEMKQVSIPALGAVDRCVTCHNGIDDPRMTNAALPHRAHPGHLLDKHPVDRFGCTVCHHGQGAALTFQEAKAEDVYWDYPLLPPEMTEATCVTCHDAEKLPSDQIPMLTLGFELYKEKSCGSCHKLGGRGGTLGPALDNEGAKTRHQLIMTNLKPPYTSWNWQTVHFRDPGSVVLDSQMRNPTVTRGEALALTVLMLSEWKRDVPESYLAPDKIEQKYRALHPVPLTGEQVYKQYCTACHGDGTYSRWDKKFGRFVPAVRGVSLVAGAPRDYLRANIEQGRPGTQMPAWGPHAGGLLPEEISAVDEYLRAGAQAAPPMTSLSLHGDSSRGLSLFLTNCAGCHGMHGRGGIAPEIGNPIFQQAATDEFIVRTIRNGRIRTAMPAFQRPDASVLGDPDIADVLAYLRTLRQDKSRNATAPSSTPPPPGGGKP comes from the coding sequence ATGAACGATCCCTCACGGTTTTATCGCTGGCTCCTGCTGGTGGCCAGCCTCGTCACCATCGCCTACCTGGTGGGTGCGGCAGTTCACGAGAACTACCTGGCCCAATGGAAGACCGTGCAGCGCCAGTATCGCGACCTACTTCGGGAGAAGGCCACCGATGAGCGAGGCCGCGAATTGGTGGCCAAGTTCCGGATCGAGATGAAGCAGGTCAGCATTCCTGCGCTGGGCGCCGTGGATCGTTGCGTCACCTGCCACAATGGAATTGACGACCCACGTATGACTAACGCCGCACTTCCCCACCGGGCCCATCCCGGCCACCTTCTCGACAAGCATCCCGTGGACCGGTTTGGTTGCACGGTGTGTCACCATGGGCAGGGCGCGGCCCTGACATTCCAGGAGGCGAAGGCCGAAGACGTCTACTGGGACTATCCGCTGTTGCCGCCCGAGATGACCGAGGCCACCTGCGTCACCTGCCACGACGCCGAAAAGCTGCCCTCCGATCAAATCCCGATGTTGACCCTGGGCTTCGAGCTATACAAGGAGAAGAGCTGCGGCTCTTGCCACAAGCTCGGCGGGCGCGGTGGCACGCTCGGTCCCGCCCTCGACAACGAGGGCGCAAAGACCCGGCACCAACTCATCATGACCAACTTGAAGCCGCCCTACACCTCGTGGAACTGGCAAACGGTACACTTTCGCGACCCGGGCAGCGTGGTTCTAGACAGCCAGATGCGCAACCCAACCGTGACCCGCGGGGAGGCGCTTGCGCTCACAGTCCTGATGCTCTCAGAGTGGAAGCGCGACGTCCCTGAGAGTTATCTCGCGCCTGACAAAATCGAGCAGAAGTATCGCGCCCTCCATCCCGTTCCTCTAACGGGGGAGCAGGTCTATAAACAGTACTGCACGGCGTGCCACGGGGATGGCACTTATTCCCGCTGGGACAAGAAATTCGGGCGCTTCGTACCTGCAGTGCGCGGGGTCTCGCTCGTGGCGGGAGCCCCTCGCGATTATCTTCGGGCCAACATTGAGCAAGGCCGTCCCGGGACCCAGATGCCCGCCTGGGGACCCCATGCCGGCGGGTTGCTTCCCGAGGAGATCTCGGCGGTCGATGAGTATCTCCGCGCCGGCGCTCAAGCCGCTCCACCGATGACTTCCCTTTCTCTTCACGGAGACTCCAGCCGCGGGCTCTCACTTTTCCTGACGAACTGTGCCGGCTGTCACGGGATGCATGGCCGCGGGGGGATCGCGCCGGAAATCGGAAACCCCATCTTCCAGCAGGCCGCCACCGATGAGTTCATTGTCCGCACCATTCGCAACGGCCGCATCCGAACCGCGATGCCTGCATTCCAGCGTCCGGACGCATCGGTGCTCGGCGACCCGGACATCGCTGATGTGCTCGCCTACCTGCGAACGCTCCGACAAGACAAGAGTAGGAATGCCACAGCCCCCAGCAGCACTCCCCCACCTCCCGGAGGAGGCAAACCATGA
- a CDS encoding molybdopterin-dependent oxidoreductase: MSDKNKPHRSWSRRGFIQTAAMTAATLVLPGCSRKEKPVLSTLTGDFDPLRTYPYRGWEDLYRKIWTWDKVVRSTHSANCTGSCSWKVYVRNGVMVREEQAADYPRINDELPDYNPRGCQKGGCFVEYVYSPQRLRYPLIRTGQRGEGKWRRASWDEALTLVAGKLLDNVYNYGPDTNTFFSVIPAMSPVSFCAGSRLAHYIGGVFLSFYDWYCDLPPGEPLTWGVQTEACECADWFNSKYIVLWGSNISQTRIPDAHFAYEARYNGAKIVCISPDYNASATHADLYFRINPGTDGILALGVAKLLIDQNLIDAPYVKEQTDMPLLVLSGTKRFLRESDLKSGGKEDVFYFWDTKQQRAIATSGSMGSEQKTIHLNGADPALTGTYPVKLAGGTTAEVSPVFELLKKELAQYTVDRVATRTGLPAREIELFARELGTRKPAMIIHGAGTNHWFHNDLINRSFILLVALTGNVGKNGGGFNHYVGQERIWPEHGFFQLAYPEGRKKQRFQNTTLWSYVHSTSKDPHLYNGKPVEWYIQESVKNGWMPLWPKDGRKPRAFVVWRANYLNQAKGNEVLESSLWKDLDLIVDINYRMDTTALYSDVVLPAASYYEKVDINTTDCHSYIHPFGKACEPLFESKTDWDLFRALAEKMADLARKKGLKPFHDEAFDWNRDFTQLAHDWTGKGEILTDEQAANFILGNAPETRGMTYQQLQQKPQRFIATDPESWNSDMEQGVAYTPFKHQLEKKRPWRTLTGRQQFYIDHPWYIELGEALPTFKEPLEEKFPLFWNTPHGRWSIHSTWRDHRAMLRLQRGGPIVYMHPDDARKRALKDNDWVRIHNDVGQCVCRLQILPGEKPGRVTMYHGWEKFLGFKQGGWQSLTYIKIKPTQLVGKYGHVNFRLNYWGPTGNNRDIKVEVEKAKI, from the coding sequence ATGAGCGACAAGAACAAACCCCATCGATCCTGGTCGCGGCGGGGCTTCATCCAGACCGCCGCCATGACCGCGGCAACACTGGTCCTGCCCGGCTGCTCCCGCAAGGAGAAGCCCGTGCTCAGCACGCTCACGGGCGACTTCGATCCGCTGCGCACTTATCCCTATCGCGGGTGGGAGGATTTATACCGCAAGATCTGGACCTGGGACAAAGTGGTCCGCTCCACGCATTCCGCCAACTGCACCGGCTCCTGCTCCTGGAAAGTGTATGTCCGCAACGGCGTGATGGTCCGCGAGGAGCAGGCGGCTGACTATCCGCGGATCAACGATGAACTGCCCGACTATAACCCGCGCGGTTGCCAAAAGGGCGGCTGCTTCGTGGAATATGTGTACAGCCCGCAGCGGCTTCGTTATCCCCTGATCCGCACCGGCCAGAGGGGAGAAGGCAAATGGCGGCGCGCCAGTTGGGACGAAGCGCTGACGCTGGTCGCCGGGAAACTGCTCGATAACGTTTATAATTACGGGCCTGATACGAACACATTCTTCAGCGTCATCCCCGCCATGAGCCCGGTGAGTTTCTGTGCCGGCTCGAGGCTGGCCCATTACATCGGCGGGGTCTTCCTCTCGTTTTACGACTGGTATTGCGACCTTCCGCCAGGAGAGCCGCTCACTTGGGGCGTGCAGACCGAGGCCTGCGAGTGCGCGGACTGGTTTAACTCAAAATATATCGTGCTGTGGGGCTCCAATATTTCACAGACCCGGATCCCGGACGCCCACTTCGCCTATGAGGCCCGCTATAACGGCGCCAAGATCGTATGCATCTCGCCGGACTACAACGCCAGCGCCACTCACGCCGATCTCTATTTCCGGATCAATCCGGGTACCGACGGCATCCTGGCCCTGGGTGTAGCCAAGCTCCTCATTGACCAGAACCTCATCGATGCTCCCTATGTCAAAGAGCAAACCGACATGCCACTGCTTGTGCTCAGCGGTACCAAACGCTTCCTCCGCGAGTCCGATCTCAAATCCGGCGGGAAGGAAGATGTCTTCTACTTTTGGGACACGAAACAGCAGCGTGCCATTGCGACGTCCGGGTCCATGGGATCAGAACAGAAGACCATCCACCTGAACGGCGCCGATCCCGCGTTGACGGGCACCTACCCGGTGAAGCTCGCCGGCGGTACAACAGCCGAAGTCAGCCCCGTCTTCGAATTGCTCAAAAAGGAACTTGCTCAATATACCGTGGACAGAGTCGCCACCCGTACGGGGCTTCCTGCCCGTGAGATCGAACTCTTTGCCAGGGAGCTGGGCACGCGCAAGCCCGCCATGATTATTCACGGCGCCGGGACCAATCACTGGTTTCACAACGACCTCATCAATCGCTCTTTCATACTGCTCGTGGCCCTGACCGGCAATGTAGGCAAGAACGGAGGCGGCTTTAATCATTATGTTGGACAGGAGCGCATCTGGCCGGAACACGGGTTCTTCCAGTTGGCCTATCCAGAAGGCCGCAAGAAGCAGCGCTTTCAGAACACCACGCTGTGGAGCTATGTGCACTCCACCAGCAAAGACCCGCATCTCTACAACGGCAAGCCCGTCGAATGGTACATCCAGGAGTCGGTCAAGAATGGATGGATGCCGCTGTGGCCAAAGGACGGCCGCAAGCCGCGCGCCTTCGTCGTCTGGCGCGCCAACTATTTGAACCAGGCCAAGGGAAACGAGGTTCTCGAATCGTCACTCTGGAAAGACCTGGATCTGATTGTCGACATCAACTACCGCATGGACACCACGGCGCTTTACTCCGACGTCGTGCTGCCTGCGGCTAGCTACTACGAAAAAGTCGACATCAACACCACGGACTGCCATAGCTACATCCACCCCTTCGGCAAGGCCTGCGAGCCGCTGTTTGAAAGCAAGACCGACTGGGACCTCTTCCGCGCCCTTGCGGAAAAGATGGCCGACCTCGCGCGGAAGAAAGGGTTGAAGCCCTTTCACGATGAGGCCTTCGACTGGAACCGCGATTTCACCCAACTGGCGCACGACTGGACGGGCAAGGGAGAGATCCTGACCGACGAGCAGGCAGCGAACTTTATTCTCGGCAACGCACCCGAAACCCGGGGAATGACCTACCAGCAGCTTCAGCAAAAGCCGCAGCGCTTCATTGCCACCGACCCGGAGTCCTGGAACAGCGACATGGAACAGGGCGTGGCCTACACACCCTTCAAGCATCAACTCGAAAAGAAGCGCCCGTGGCGCACCCTGACAGGCCGGCAGCAGTTCTACATCGATCATCCGTGGTACATCGAGTTAGGTGAGGCGCTGCCTACCTTCAAGGAGCCGCTGGAGGAGAAGTTCCCCCTCTTCTGGAACACGCCGCATGGACGCTGGTCCATTCACTCCACATGGCGCGATCACCGGGCCATGCTCCGTCTGCAGCGTGGCGGGCCGATCGTCTACATGCATCCGGACGATGCCCGCAAGCGTGCCCTGAAGGACAATGACTGGGTCCGCATCCACAACGATGTCGGCCAGTGCGTGTGCCGCCTCCAGATCCTGCCGGGCGAAAAACCCGGTCGCGTGACCATGTATCACGGCTGGGAGAAATTTCTCGGCTTCAAGCAAGGCGGATGGCAGTCGCTCACTTACATCAAGATCAAACCTACGCAGCTTGTCGGCAAGTACGGTCACGTCAACTTTCGCCTCAACTACTGGGGGCCCACGGGTAACAACCGCGACATCAAAGTGGAAGTCGAAAAGGCCAAGATCTAA
- a CDS encoding 4Fe-4S dicluster domain-containing protein encodes MSKHQYAMVMDLNKCLGCQTCTIACKKLWTDRDGTGYMYWNNVETRPGLGYPRQWDRIGGGYDYGHAWEYDYEQRLFEGRRKPVMPFPEPQSGVNWDEDVGGMNGSENYFFYLPRICNHCTYPACLEACPRKAIYKREEDGIVVLDQDRCQGYRYCIQACPYKKIYFNEVAGKSEKCIFCYPRLEKGEVNACAAQCPGRLRFVGLLDDPESPVHKLVLVHKMALPLYPERGTQPNVFYVPPFNPPKRENYGKSILEDPRLPLDYLVQLFGPEVKGVISQLEAELKKAQEGGKSEVLQLLIGRDAEVRYRIRPELVQIKA; translated from the coding sequence ATGTCAAAACACCAATATGCAATGGTGATGGATTTGAACAAGTGCCTGGGCTGCCAGACCTGCACCATCGCGTGCAAGAAGCTCTGGACCGACCGGGACGGCACCGGCTACATGTACTGGAACAATGTCGAGACGCGCCCGGGCCTCGGTTACCCGCGACAGTGGGACCGCATCGGCGGCGGCTATGACTACGGCCATGCCTGGGAGTACGACTACGAGCAGCGCCTCTTTGAAGGCCGACGCAAACCGGTCATGCCTTTCCCCGAGCCGCAGTCCGGCGTGAACTGGGACGAAGACGTGGGCGGCATGAACGGCAGCGAGAATTACTTCTTCTACCTGCCCCGCATCTGCAACCATTGCACCTATCCGGCGTGTCTGGAGGCTTGCCCGCGCAAGGCCATCTACAAGCGCGAAGAAGACGGCATCGTGGTCCTCGATCAGGACCGCTGCCAGGGTTATCGCTATTGCATTCAGGCGTGCCCCTATAAGAAGATCTACTTTAACGAGGTCGCGGGCAAATCGGAGAAATGCATTTTCTGCTACCCGCGTCTTGAGAAAGGCGAGGTCAACGCCTGTGCCGCCCAGTGCCCGGGACGGCTGCGATTCGTCGGCCTGCTGGATGACCCCGAGTCACCTGTGCACAAGCTCGTCCTCGTCCACAAGATGGCCCTTCCGCTCTATCCGGAAAGGGGGACACAACCCAACGTCTTTTACGTGCCGCCCTTCAATCCGCCGAAACGGGAGAACTACGGCAAAAGCATCCTCGAAGACCCGCGGCTGCCGCTCGATTACCTGGTCCAACTCTTTGGTCCAGAGGTGAAAGGCGTCATTTCACAGCTTGAAGCAGAACTCAAAAAGGCGCAAGAAGGCGGGAAGAGCGAGGTGCTGCAATTACTCATCGGCCGGGATGCCGAAGTACGCTACCGCATCCGGCCGGAACTTGTTCAGATCAAAGCGTAG
- a CDS encoding molecular chaperone TorD family protein: MPTTVVDGIAAAPIDWRQNDLYRFFASIFASPSQDHFHFLSQPALSVALQDLWKQLECEGEFPGFKGFANYEEYESTYIALFDVGVPEPPVPLFESAHDKSRPAPEIALENTYFYGVLGLRADPSQAVPDYLITQLEFLAALRYTSENTSDKANAASLARAETEFLERHLINWIPTAKSKLDRTGAPGFPVLMTLLVQFLRRRHDGSGF, translated from the coding sequence ATGCCCACGACTGTTGTGGATGGGATTGCCGCGGCCCCGATTGACTGGCGGCAGAACGATCTTTACCGTTTTTTTGCCTCTATCTTTGCATCGCCTTCGCAGGACCACTTCCACTTTCTGTCTCAGCCTGCCCTTTCAGTGGCATTGCAGGATTTATGGAAACAACTGGAATGCGAGGGCGAGTTTCCGGGATTCAAAGGGTTTGCGAACTACGAGGAGTACGAATCCACGTATATCGCCCTGTTCGACGTGGGTGTCCCGGAGCCGCCCGTGCCGCTGTTCGAGTCAGCCCACGACAAATCCCGTCCGGCCCCGGAGATCGCGCTGGAGAACACCTATTTCTATGGGGTTCTTGGTCTCAGGGCCGACCCCTCCCAAGCCGTGCCCGATTACCTGATTACACAATTGGAATTTCTCGCCGCCCTCCGCTACACCTCGGAGAACACATCTGACAAAGCAAATGCCGCTTCACTTGCCCGAGCCGAGACCGAATTCCTGGAGCGCCATCTTATAAACTGGATTCCCACGGCCAAGAGCAAACTGGACCGGACCGGTGCTCCGGGCTTCCCTGTGCTCATGACCCTCCTGGTCCAGTTCCTCCGCCGCAGGCACGACGGATCCGGGTTCTAG